The nucleotide sequence GCATGGGATTTATCTGAATTTGAAGCCAGTgtaagtttttcatttttttccgtGTAAGAAGTTGAATAAAATCTTTCGTTACCAAACCAACTGAAGAAAGACACCAAATTCATTTCAATAGCATTCTCTATTTCAATAAAAGTCTTGTAGTACAATTGTTGTGATAAAAGATATAGCGAAGTAAAAAAAACGACTTCGTGGAGTGCTCAAACTCATGAAGTCAATGCTATTTACAGGAGTTTGTTCGGGCAATATAAAGGAGAGAAAAAATCATCTtaagaatttaaatattatttttttgtgtatactGCGTGTTTATTATTACATTAAGTACTATCTTGCTCATGTATAGGAATTATCTGGTGCATAGTGCTACATTTTGCAgactaaatatttgtttcattgGCTTCAGCAGGGTTTGTGGTCGTTGATGACGCAGGAATCCGACGTGCACTGAACTTATTGGCCTTCTCAGAGGTAGATCTTGAGATTTGAGGCTTTATAATTATGTTGGGTTCATTGCGCGACGTTGATTTCTTCTTGCTCCTGCTGAGAGCGTTGTACTTGGTGGTGGAGGATGTGCCACTGAGGGTAGCTTCGGCGGATTCACCCTCATCACTGGCATCAGAACTCTTCCCTTTGGGACCCTTTGAGGGGATTAGAGGTCCAACGATGAGGGTATTTGAGGTGATTACCTCATCTTCGAGGTTACTGCTTGGCGGAAGAGTGGCCAGCATGTGTTGAGGTGGATGTGGTAGAATCTCCTCGGGAACTGTGGGATTCTGTCGGCGAGTCAAGGTGGACACTGTACGAGGAGGTGGCACTGGAGGAACTTTTGTCCAGCCCATGGCAAAATCCAATTGATTCTGGGCAGGAAGTGATCTCCGGCGCATTTTCATGGAGTCCAGAGAATTTGTCTTCCTGGCAAATGTTGATGGGAGCTCTCCACATTTTTGGGTATCTGAGAAATTTCTCACGTGCCCATTGCCCAGGGTGCTGAAACCGCTATCAGGTGGTTTTCTTACATAATCATCCTCGTCACAAAGATCATTGCCATAATACGCAGAAATTCGAGGATTATCCAGTTCTTGGCAGATGATTTTGGTCTCTGGTGCTAGCATAACACGAGATTTGGTCACTTCAATGGGTTCTTGCTTCAGAACACTCCCACTTCTGGCTTGTGGAGTGGCATCAATGGCCACACTCACTTGTCCTGGTTTCATAAAACAATCAGATTGATTGTCTGGATCCTCGAAGCTGCATCTTTTAGGTAGAGTTCTCCAGGGTGCTTTGATGACTGTGGTGGGATAATTGATTCCATCTGAATGGATCGAGTCGATTTTTGAACCCCTCTCAATCCTCACCATGTCATAGGAGTTATTGGACATCTCACTCAGATCATTGTCACTGCGATAAAACATCTTCGGTGGTGTGGATCTTTTCAAGTTCTTGAGCATCTTCTCCGTGGGAGATGATCTCTTGTAGGATCTCTTGAGGATGTAACCAAAAATGATGATCAATATCGACAAGATTACCACAATAATGATCAGAAGATTGAGGGTAAGATTGGCTGAATTGGGTATATAGGATTCAGGATCAAAAGGTGATACATCTCCAACCTCAGTGGATACTTTGTCTTCAAAAGAATGAATTTCAGGAGTTGGTCGTGGACTTTTATTGAGGAGCCTCAGGATTGTCATAGGATTGTCAGTCTTGGAGTACATCCTGTCATCCGGATGTGTTTTTATCTCTCCACCACCCCCAAAATGTTTGGTATGTGTCGAGAAGTTCCCATAGATCTCTCTCCGTGGAACATCAGGACTTGGAATATTTGGTGGTATCATGTGGACACTCGATCTCGATGTTGTCAACTTGTGCAGCTCACTAGGTAGATTCTGATTCCAGAATTTTATGAATATATGACGATATTGGTGCCCAATAGCAGGATGAGAGTTCAGATGCAAATAACTCTGATTTATCTGATTGTATTCTGGCCAATCGATATCGAATCTGGCCCATTCAATaggatttccattgagaaatttatcCCGCCAGGGAGCCTTTGGATTTCTAGAATTCAGTGGAAATCATTAATTTAGTTAATTACTTCCGGATATTGCGAAAGCGATCATGTCTACTCACCCAGTTTTGGCAAAATTTGTCCAGTACTTCATTACTGCCTCCGATAGAAGCCTCTCTTGGGAATTATAGAATGGCTGAAAGGGTCCTGATGAACTCAGAGGAGCTCCAAAGACATAAGCCAATTCTTCTCCAATAATACTCTGCGAAAGCTAAAAGCGAATTTGCCTCTTGAAAATCCATTTCAAGGTctctattaataaaaattacttacatAAGCATACTCTCCAGCTTCGCTGTTATGAGCAAAGACATACATAAAACTTCTGGGATTGCTTTTAGCATGGAATAATCCAGTCTGTACGAGTGGTCCAGCAACTCTGGCATCGGAGAAGATTTCAAGAACCTTATCTCGATGGTAATTTGCGTTCTGAGTCTTCTCGGTCGCATAAATATTGGAGTATCTATGTCCAAAAAGAGGGGTAAATTAGATCTTTTTTAAGCATTtctactcagaaaaaaaagttttgtcaaattaacaagacaagtttgtcagAAGTAAGTTCTtctatacagaatatggaaaagttttgtcaaatcggtggccaactggattttgttaaaagtttgtcaaaatggtgttttcccatataaaatgcgagaaaaagttttgtcaaattggtaaataacatccttttgacaaaatttgaacaaaatccatttgttcgtttaacaaaacttttgtttttcagAGTACGCACAAAAGAATGCAATAAAATggtcagaaaattaatattatcaGATCCGGTAAGTTCAGGAGAGATGagataaaatcgatttttcccaaagcttttgAATCGGACTCCAAATCTTCCTCAATGGTCCGcgatttaatattttcttgctttgtcatgGGTTACAGAACACAGCCCCTGAGATACTTGGAACAAGCACAAAAACTAGATTTGAACATTCTGTGGAAGGCTTTGATGACctgcgccgaaagctttgggaaaaaacgAAACGAGGAGTGCTTAAAGGCCTTAAAAGTGTTTAGATTACAGATagagggtaagtgtgccaaattccggccagcttgcaattccgaccatcttttttgttcctcggatttccatgaatttttagtttttgtatactctagactctagagattatacaatgcaaaagaataacaaaaaatgtagcttcgacaaacaagatgacgtgaaaaaggcatttgaAGAATTCTCGATGGGcaaaaaactatgagaatgaaggtggccgaaataaggcatcaaggctatgtcaacatttttatttattttaaaatgtattaagaatgattttagagtaaataaagacgataaactgtctgcaaagttccaacactgagagaaatccgaaaaagttaaaataacattctggaaatgttaattttaccctgcattattgatccgaaatcggtgtaaatattatgctttttagatgtattatgggttaaagttccccttttcatgttagttttacacttaaaaaggtgtaaaattaacattaaaaaatgttgatatatttttatacctaaaaagtgttaaagttacgaggaaaaaaagttaatcgcacccccttttttctcagtgaagcaacactccttaagaaaaagtaataaaaatattcaatttgtattaataatatagcatttaatttaaaacatgAGACCtcagcgcttgcatgcaactatgccgaaatttggcacacttaccatatgttatttatttatttattttatttttacaattttatttttttatctaacATAGTATTACTGAACTGAGTAGCGACAACACAAAATTACATAACAAATTTAAGTCGCTACTTAGCCCTCGAAGTCCGGTAtaaagttaattttaaattttgcataaccGTGTTTAAGGGATGTTGTTATGTCATATATCAAGAATTGTTAATTATGTATCCTATTAATGATTGGTATATACAAACTGTGAatgagttttccaccgttttcactccggaGGTTGGTCataaacgctaagacggcggtggccgcatacACGCAAAACATATAATTACTTGAAAACGACTCGAATGTaagcacaataaataaataaaataaataaataaatttttatttaagtggTTGTGTGTTAGTAACAGTTGTTTCACCGTGTAGGTTTTCGGTCATGATAGGCCTAGGGCCTGAGACCTGGGTATAGAGCGGGAACGGTGgagatataaaaaaagaatttgaaaatactaaaataacCCGGCGGAAAATATCAACAACGGTCATCAAGTaattcgaaaataaattaacattGAATGGTTgatattattttccaaaaaaattgaaatgtctaTTTATAACCGATTGTCGCTGATTCATTTTTTcagggattccaagacctttccaacaataCCAAATTTGCCTAAATCTGTTAAGAAACATGCTCTTTAGAGCACtttaattctttatatttgGAAATAGGTATATAATTATGATAGATTCACATCGAGAAACCGTTATGAATATTGATTTATGATCATTTTCGTGAATTTAATAAATGTTCTCCTAGACCATTTCATTGGTTtcgtaaaataataaattggcaGTTGGTAATTTGATCAATCAAAAGATCACATTTGGATGATAAGAAAATCGAATTTGGTTCATTacaatttttcctgaccacttTTACTGGGCAATCTACTGCCGCTAATAATAttgattatattttcaattagtgtattaaattgataaacggaatttatgaaaaaacttcatacattttattaaaattcaaaagaagaaaattaaattaaattagataAAGTCTTTAAAATATGCAGCAATTTATAGAAATTAAAGTAAAGATTATaagggcattgaataaacgagcagtaaaaagtcaaatttagtcagcaaaaaattcgaaatgatcattaaaaaataaaaaaatgatcagtaaaaaataaaaaaagggcagcaaaaagtttaaaaataaaaaatgaaaagtaaaaaatgaaaagtggtaagcaaaaaattaaacatgatcagtaaaaagtaaaagatgatcagtagaaaacaaaaagtggtcagtaaaaaataaaaagtggtcagtaaaaaagtttaaaatgagcagtaaaaatattgaatttggtcagcaaaaaattaaaaatgatcagtaaaaatatttttaaaaaacagcaaaaaattaagaCCACTTTAAAAccactttaattttttactgctcgtttttaattttttactgaccgatttttttttttactgatcactattaattttttactgaccttttttaagtttttgctgaccaatttttattttttactgcctctttttaattttttgctgaccactttttaatattttactgatcaatacgaatatttctactgatcatttttaatttttttgctgctcatttttaattttttgctgatcaactcgaatatttttactgctcatttttaatttttttactgaccatattttctttttactgaccattttcaattttttgctgattaatttttaattttttactgatcaactcgaatatatctactgatcaattcgaagtttttactgaccaaatttaactttttactgacaaaattgaaaatttttgctgatttatttcgaattatttgctgatcaaatttgattttctgctgaccacttttgactttttactgaccatttgttttttgccgaTTATAAGTGACTTCTATAAGAAAATGTGCATTTTTTTATAACCGAAATCTTAACAAGTGAAAACCAGTAAGCGTCAAAGAAACAGtctcataaaaaaatctctGAGGAAAAACGTCGAAAAATTTGAAGGTAATAGCCAATATTGACTGAAAATATCCAGAAATTGGAGTGT is from Phlebotomus papatasi isolate M1 chromosome 1, Ppap_2.1, whole genome shotgun sequence and encodes:
- the LOC129809576 gene encoding neuroligin-4, X-linked, whose protein sequence is MAQLRFPTMILFLALCVSLSCGMIDASTENLASTVQNSDTTKTSRGTNREINLQATERVAKSSPTQKSRRQSQRNITLTRQIAIKQGILRGVVRHMHPHSGLRDVDQFLGVPYAEPPINNKRFMPPGAPLPWSDVRVFSELPPVCPQNLPNLQATNGTLSKGRYNQLKRLLPYLKSEREDCLYLNIYMPTWEGSIFQAKFPVIVFIHGESFEWNSGNPYDGSVLASYGRVIVITVNYRLGILGFMRPGVSEEVVSNFGLLDQIAALQWIKENIEAFGGDSSSVTLMGHSTGAACINFLMVSPVAKGLFHRAILMSGSALSDWATSKHPTQFTMQVAQSVHCPIADDELVACLRKKRYSEMLRAKVSSPKFSTIFGPLIDGLVIPNEPASIMSQSTDTFSKYDLLFGMTEVESYHMLNAIELMYGLLENERDTLLRFYLQNRFEIRPDLALAATLKEYSNIYATEKTQNANYHRDKVLEIFSDARVAGPLVQTGLFHAKSNPRSFMYVFAHNSEAGEYAYLSQSIIGEELAYVFGAPLSSSGPFQPFYNSQERLLSEAVMKYWTNFAKTGNPKAPWRDKFLNGNPIEWARFDIDWPEYNQINQSYLHLNSHPAIGHQYRHIFIKFWNQNLPSELHKLTTSRSSVHMIPPNIPSPDVPRREIYGNFSTHTKHFGGGGEIKTHPDDRMYSKTDNPMTILRLLNKSPRPTPEIHSFEDKVSTEVGDVSPFDPESYIPNSANLTLNLLIIIVVILSILIIIFGYILKRSYKRSSPTEKMLKNLKRSTPPKMFYRSDNDLSEMSNNSYDMVRIERGSKIDSIHSDGINYPTTVIKAPWRTLPKRCSFEDPDNQSDCFMKPGQVSVAIDATPQARSGSVLKQEPIEVTKSRVMLAPETKIICQELDNPRISAYYGNDLCDEDDYVRKPPDSGFSTLGNGHVRNFSDTQKCGELPSTFARKTNSLDSMKMRRRSLPAQNQLDFAMGWTKVPPVPPPRTVSTLTRRQNPTVPEEILPHPPQHMLATLPPSSNLEDEVITSNTLIVGPLIPSKGPKGKSSDASDEGESAEATLSGTSSTTKYNALSRSKKKSTSRNEPNIIIKPQISRSTSEKANKFSARRIPASSTTTNPAEANETNI